A window of the Brassica oleracea var. oleracea cultivar TO1000 chromosome C1, BOL, whole genome shotgun sequence genome harbors these coding sequences:
- the LOC106296145 gene encoding homeobox-leucine zipper protein HDG12-like — translation MLTYFSECQHPDKKQRMQLSRKLGLVPRQVKFWFQNRRIQKAQQERADSSALKEESDRIRCENTAIREAYEHTICHNCAREGFKHCS, via the exons ATGTTAAC TTATTTCAGTGAGTGTCAACATCCAGATAAGAAACAGAGGATGCAACTTAGCAGAAAACTGGGTTTAGTTCCAAGACAGGTCAAGTTTTGGTTTCAGAACCGTAGAATACAGAAG GCACAACAAGAAAGAGCTGATAGTAGTGCACTCAAGGAAGAGAGTGATAGGATTCGTTGCGAAAACACTGCCATTCGAGAAGCTTACGAACACACCATTTGCCACAACTGTG CTCGAGAGGGTTTCAAGCATTGCAGCTAA